The following are from one region of the Paenibacillus sp. KS-LC4 genome:
- a CDS encoding glycoside hydrolase family 2 protein, translating into MNEANIILGDWSFRACGEKDWLPAKVPGNVHLDLLRQEKIGHPFYGTNEHGLQWIDKQDWEYRATFGVTPDMLAHAQLELVFTGLDTYADVYVNGKHMLSADNMFRSWKINVKPLLKLEGNEVTVKFRSPINEDLPKLEKLGYSLPATNDQSELGGLGDKKLSVFARKAPYHYGWDWGPRFVTSGIWREVKLVAWSEVRLTDLYIEQQKITSAQAALKIVAEVECERAWQGLVRVEADGRRWEQQVKLNAGVQSVELTASITEPRLWWCRGLGKPELYHFEARLVQAKDGVEQLVSSRSVTTGLRAVRLVTDQDEQGHAFYIELNGVPVFAKGANHIPNDSFLPDVTYERYRHEIVSAVQSNMNMLRIWGGGIYEADAFYELCDEHGLLVWQDFMFACSMYPGDEAFLENVRLEAEENVRRLRNHPCIALWCGNNEIDTAWSHYDENMGWGWKRDYTPEQRERLWADYEAIFHRILPQAVAGLGNGIAYWPSSPMRGLTGDKEQHAFNLSRSGDIHYWGVWHNIEPFEKYNVHVGRFMSEYGFQSFPELQTVQQYAVEADMAIESEVMLAHQKNARGNQLIKEYMEMYLRQPKDFSAFLYLSQVLQAEAMKTAIEAHRRKKPFCMGTLYWQMNDCWPVASWAGMDYYGRWKALQYYAGRSFRDMLVSFDDTSGSCVDCYVLSDRNEPFIGELGLELRSFTGEVLKKFAVPISLQPNKGHMACSIELKALLPEDIELGSVVLAAKLRQDGLLVEEKEHYFRPMKELELIAPVIKVSEIEGSGGTAFILETNTLAKQVRLSATIEGIFSDNYFDLLPNEPRTITFYARNPQGDRAFIAASPGELAVHSMTDFI; encoded by the coding sequence ATGAACGAAGCGAATATAATTTTAGGTGATTGGAGCTTTAGAGCTTGCGGGGAGAAGGATTGGCTGCCAGCGAAAGTGCCGGGAAACGTCCATTTAGATCTGTTGCGGCAGGAGAAAATAGGCCATCCGTTTTACGGGACGAATGAGCATGGATTGCAGTGGATTGACAAGCAGGATTGGGAGTATCGGGCAACGTTCGGCGTGACGCCGGATATGCTTGCACACGCACAGCTTGAGCTGGTATTTACAGGACTAGATACGTATGCTGATGTGTACGTAAATGGCAAGCATATGCTGTCGGCGGACAATATGTTCCGCAGCTGGAAAATCAATGTTAAGCCGCTATTAAAGCTGGAAGGCAATGAGGTAACCGTCAAATTTCGTTCGCCTATAAACGAGGATTTGCCAAAGCTTGAGAAGCTGGGCTACTCGCTTCCAGCGACGAATGATCAGTCAGAGCTGGGTGGACTTGGCGATAAGAAGCTTAGTGTATTTGCCCGCAAGGCTCCGTATCATTATGGCTGGGACTGGGGTCCGCGCTTTGTGACAAGCGGTATTTGGAGGGAGGTTAAGCTCGTTGCCTGGTCGGAAGTACGGCTGACCGATCTATATATCGAGCAGCAGAAAATAACGTCCGCTCAAGCGGCTCTCAAAATAGTTGCAGAGGTCGAATGCGAGCGGGCTTGGCAAGGGCTGGTACGGGTCGAGGCAGACGGCAGACGCTGGGAGCAGCAGGTTAAGCTGAACGCGGGGGTGCAGTCGGTGGAGCTGACGGCATCTATTACCGAGCCGCGGCTTTGGTGGTGCCGAGGCCTAGGCAAGCCGGAGCTCTATCATTTTGAAGCACGGCTTGTGCAAGCAAAGGATGGAGTCGAGCAGCTTGTGAGCAGTCGCAGCGTAACGACGGGTTTGCGGGCAGTGAGGCTGGTAACCGATCAAGACGAGCAGGGTCATGCTTTTTATATCGAGCTAAACGGCGTTCCGGTATTCGCTAAAGGCGCGAATCATATTCCAAACGACAGCTTTCTGCCTGATGTGACGTATGAGCGCTACCGTCATGAAATTGTGAGTGCTGTGCAATCGAATATGAATATGCTCCGTATTTGGGGTGGCGGCATTTATGAAGCGGATGCGTTTTATGAGCTTTGTGATGAGCACGGCTTGCTCGTCTGGCAGGATTTCATGTTCGCTTGCAGCATGTATCCCGGAGATGAGGCATTTCTGGAAAATGTCCGTCTGGAAGCGGAGGAAAACGTTCGGCGTCTGCGCAATCACCCCTGTATCGCCTTATGGTGCGGCAACAACGAAATCGACACAGCCTGGTCGCATTATGATGAAAATATGGGCTGGGGCTGGAAACGCGATTACACGCCAGAGCAGCGTGAGCGGCTGTGGGCCGATTATGAGGCGATATTCCATCGGATTTTGCCGCAGGCGGTCGCCGGGCTTGGCAATGGTATTGCGTATTGGCCTTCATCGCCGATGCGCGGGCTGACGGGAGACAAGGAGCAGCATGCTTTCAACTTGTCGAGGAGCGGTGATATACACTACTGGGGCGTTTGGCATAACATAGAGCCTTTTGAAAAATATAACGTCCATGTAGGGCGCTTTATGAGCGAATACGGCTTTCAATCCTTCCCTGAGCTGCAAACGGTGCAGCAATATGCGGTGGAGGCGGATATGGCGATTGAATCGGAGGTGATGCTGGCGCATCAGAAAAACGCACGCGGCAACCAACTGATCAAGGAATATATGGAGATGTATTTACGTCAGCCGAAGGATTTTTCGGCATTTCTGTATTTGAGCCAGGTGCTACAGGCAGAAGCGATGAAGACGGCGATTGAGGCTCATAGGCGGAAAAAGCCGTTTTGCATGGGGACGTTATATTGGCAAATGAACGATTGCTGGCCCGTTGCCTCATGGGCGGGAATGGACTATTATGGGCGCTGGAAGGCGCTGCAATATTATGCGGGGCGCAGCTTCCGTGACATGCTAGTATCCTTCGATGATACGAGCGGCAGCTGTGTCGATTGCTATGTATTGTCAGATCGAAATGAGCCCTTCATCGGCGAGCTTGGGCTAGAGCTGCGGTCCTTCACAGGCGAGGTGCTGAAGAAGTTTGCTGTTCCCATATCGCTTCAGCCGAATAAGGGTCATATGGCCTGCTCCATTGAGCTGAAGGCGCTGCTTCCAGAAGATATTGAGCTAGGCTCAGTTGTTCTTGCTGCCAAGCTTAGACAGGATGGACTGCTTGTGGAGGAAAAGGAGCATTATTTCAGGCCGATGAAGGAGCTTGAACTTATAGCTCCTGTTATTAAGGTAAGTGAGATTGAAGGAAGCGGCGGTACGGCCTTTATTCTGGAGACGAATACGCTGGCGAAGCAGGTTCGACTTTCCGCGACCATCGAGGGTATTTTCAGTGACAATTATTTCGATTTACTGCCGAATGAACCGCGTACGATTACGTTTTATGCGCGCAATCCGCAAGGAGATCGGGCTTTCATTGCTGCATCGCCGGGCGAGCTTGCCGTCCATTCGATGACGGATTTTATTTGA
- a CDS encoding arsenic transporter, translating to MISLPSIIISLFAFLFTILLILWRPRGLNEAIPATFGAILILLSGVVSLTDLAHISATVSGAAITIMATIVMAIVLESFGFFIWAAEGLAIRARGSGLRLFWYVNLMCFLMTLFFNNDGSILITTPILLIMLHHMGLKNHQKIPYLLSGALIATASSAPIGVSNIVNLIALKIVGMDLYMHTVMMFIPATIGLLLLSLLLFFYFYHQLPRQVPHSISIVPIQSGYHPLLTPNGSKPASPKFSSRFMKLILLFVFSVRLSLFAASYLHIPVEWVAVFGSLLLLSWRWAYLKMPPNDILRKIPWHILIFAFAMYIIIYGLHNIGLTQLLVQVFEPLVMGSLMNASILIGGLVSAMSTLVNNHPALMIGTITLTEMNLDPLSLKIAYLASVIGSDIGSLLLPIGTLASLIWINLVQRAKIKINWKDYVKVTIVVIPPVLLFTLALLALWVGWIFPSH from the coding sequence TTGATCTCGCTACCTTCCATTATCATTTCCTTGTTTGCCTTCCTCTTCACGATCCTGCTCATTTTATGGCGCCCCAGAGGACTGAATGAAGCCATTCCTGCTACGTTTGGCGCCATACTCATCCTATTGAGCGGAGTCGTCTCATTGACGGATTTGGCACATATTAGCGCCACCGTTAGCGGAGCAGCCATCACGATTATGGCGACGATCGTAATGGCAATCGTGCTGGAGAGCTTTGGCTTCTTTATTTGGGCTGCCGAAGGGCTTGCCATTCGAGCACGCGGCTCAGGACTCAGATTATTCTGGTATGTAAACCTAATGTGTTTTCTAATGACGCTATTTTTCAACAATGACGGCAGCATTCTTATTACAACCCCGATTTTGCTCATTATGTTGCATCATATGGGACTAAAAAATCACCAAAAAATTCCATACCTACTTTCAGGAGCTTTAATTGCTACCGCCTCCAGCGCCCCCATCGGGGTAAGCAATATTGTAAATCTGATCGCGCTGAAAATCGTCGGCATGGATTTGTACATGCATACCGTCATGATGTTTATCCCCGCTACAATTGGTCTGCTGCTGCTCAGCCTGCTGCTATTCTTCTACTTTTACCATCAGCTTCCCCGGCAAGTCCCCCATTCGATTTCAATTGTCCCTATTCAATCTGGCTACCATCCTCTACTCACGCCTAACGGAAGCAAGCCCGCATCTCCCAAATTCAGCAGCCGCTTTATGAAATTAATTCTGCTTTTTGTCTTTTCTGTCCGGCTAAGCTTATTTGCTGCCTCCTATTTGCATATCCCCGTTGAGTGGGTCGCTGTTTTCGGCTCCTTGCTGCTCCTTAGTTGGCGCTGGGCTTACTTGAAAATGCCGCCGAACGACATTTTGCGTAAAATTCCGTGGCATATCCTCATTTTCGCCTTCGCCATGTATATCATTATTTACGGCCTGCACAATATTGGTCTGACGCAATTACTCGTGCAGGTATTCGAGCCGCTTGTCATGGGGAGCCTGATGAATGCAAGCATTTTAATCGGAGGGCTTGTGTCCGCCATGTCTACACTCGTCAACAATCACCCCGCGCTCATGATCGGCACGATCACCCTCACCGAAATGAACCTCGATCCGCTTTCACTCAAAATCGCCTACCTCGCCAGCGTCATTGGGAGCGATATAGGCTCACTCCTGTTACCAATAGGCACGCTAGCCTCTCTCATTTGGATAAATCTTGTTCAGAGAGCCAAAATAAAAATCAATTGGAAGGATTATGTCAAAGTGACGATTGTCGTCATTCCGCCTGTTCTGCTGTTTACTCTCGCTCTTCTTGCTTTATGGGTTGGCTGGATCTTCCCTTCGCATTAG
- a CDS encoding aldolase catalytic domain-containing protein — MNSKTSHCKIVDCTIRDGGLVNNWDFSVEFVQHLYKSLNDAGVDYMEIGYKNSPKLLKGAESAGPWRFLDDEFLKTVIPNKGTTKLSALVDVGRVDENDILPRSESLLDLIRVACYAKDVDKGLELVKLFSDRGYETTLNIMALSNVMENQLLEAFELINDSVVDVVYIVDSYGSLKPNDVSYLTEKFRKYLPNKRLGAHMHNNLQLAFANTLLAAEGGVELLDASVYGMGRAAGNCNTELLVSQLQNPRYKTRPVLDMIEKYMIPLREKEEWGYIIPYMITGILDEHPRSAMALRDSEDKDKAVDFYDRMTTPELSHSK; from the coding sequence ATGAATTCAAAAACAAGTCATTGTAAAATCGTCGATTGCACTATTCGCGATGGCGGATTAGTAAACAACTGGGACTTCAGCGTAGAGTTTGTCCAGCACTTGTACAAAAGCCTAAACGATGCTGGCGTTGATTATATGGAAATTGGCTACAAAAACTCGCCAAAGCTGCTCAAAGGCGCAGAAAGTGCAGGCCCTTGGCGTTTTCTGGATGATGAGTTTCTCAAAACCGTTATTCCTAACAAAGGAACGACAAAGCTGTCGGCACTTGTTGACGTAGGTCGCGTAGACGAGAACGATATTTTGCCGCGCAGCGAAAGCCTGCTTGATCTCATTCGTGTCGCTTGTTATGCGAAAGATGTGGACAAGGGTCTTGAGCTTGTCAAACTATTTAGTGACCGTGGTTACGAGACGACGCTGAACATTATGGCCTTGTCGAATGTAATGGAAAACCAACTGCTGGAAGCGTTTGAATTGATCAATGACAGCGTCGTTGACGTTGTGTACATCGTCGATTCCTACGGCAGCCTGAAGCCGAATGATGTAAGCTACTTGACGGAAAAATTCCGCAAATATCTTCCAAACAAGCGTCTGGGCGCGCATATGCATAACAATTTGCAGCTTGCATTCGCAAATACGCTGCTTGCTGCTGAAGGCGGCGTTGAGCTGCTTGATGCATCCGTTTATGGCATGGGCCGCGCAGCAGGCAACTGCAACACAGAGCTTCTCGTATCCCAACTGCAAAACCCAAGATACAAAACACGTCCCGTTCTCGATATGATCGAGAAATACATGATTCCACTTCGCGAGAAGGAGGAGTGGGGTTACATTATTCCTTACATGATTACTGGTATTTTGGACGAGCATCCGCGTTCGGCAATGGCGCTTCGCGATTCCGAGGACAAGGATAAAGCGGTAGATTTCTATGATCGCATGACAACGCCAGAATTATCGCATAGCAAATAG
- a CDS encoding helix-turn-helix domain-containing protein, which translates to MEKSGLCPRLYKGMDIISKRWTGLIIYQLLSGPQRFSCIQGALPISGRLLSERLKDLENEGIVSRAVFPDIPVRIEYSLTEKGRALEPVIRELQQWSSDWVAPMSISN; encoded by the coding sequence ATGGAGAAATCCGGGCTTTGTCCGCGCCTGTACAAAGGAATGGACATAATAAGCAAACGATGGACCGGCTTGATTATTTATCAGCTGCTGTCCGGGCCGCAGCGCTTCAGCTGCATTCAAGGCGCCCTTCCCATTAGCGGCAGACTGCTGTCTGAGCGGCTTAAGGATCTTGAGAATGAAGGCATCGTAAGCCGAGCCGTCTTTCCAGATATTCCAGTTCGCATCGAATATTCGCTTACTGAAAAGGGACGTGCATTGGAGCCGGTCATTCGCGAATTGCAGCAATGGTCATCCGATTGGGTAGCGCCTATGTCCATATCCAATTAA
- a CDS encoding GTP cyclohydrolase II, whose translation MIKPSIRSIINDKIKTIEGDSHDIHVVGPIQLPVELDGETKIFQWYSWLKREKNSAQDKTDLYSELAKGHYAELQQSSVLVYGDFAEGEDALIRMHSICHTGDIFGSQRCDCGFQLKQSMRMIIEHGTGALFYLANHEGRGIGLFSKAMAYLLQEEGLDTVDANLELGFAEDARDYSESIAVLKLLRSLPVSIITNNPRKVEALRGAGMHIARRVPLWGQTSVYNEKYLTTKVVKSGHYSFEAQHGDNQVKAL comes from the coding sequence ATGATTAAACCATCCATTCGTTCTATTATAAATGACAAAATAAAAACGATTGAAGGCGATTCGCACGATATCCACGTAGTCGGACCTATTCAGCTTCCGGTTGAGCTTGACGGCGAGACAAAGATTTTTCAGTGGTACAGCTGGCTAAAGCGTGAGAAAAATAGCGCCCAAGACAAAACAGATCTATACAGTGAGCTGGCGAAGGGGCATTATGCGGAGCTTCAGCAATCCAGCGTGCTCGTCTATGGCGATTTTGCCGAAGGCGAGGATGCGCTGATTCGCATGCATAGCATATGCCATACGGGCGATATTTTTGGCAGCCAACGCTGTGATTGCGGCTTTCAGCTTAAGCAGTCCATGCGGATGATTATCGAGCATGGGACGGGTGCCTTATTTTATTTGGCGAATCATGAAGGCCGTGGCATTGGATTGTTCAGTAAGGCAATGGCTTACCTGCTTCAGGAGGAAGGACTCGATACAGTTGATGCGAACTTGGAGCTGGGCTTTGCTGAGGACGCTCGCGATTACAGTGAATCCATCGCTGTCTTGAAGCTGCTTCGCTCGTTGCCTGTGTCGATTATTACGAACAACCCGCGCAAAGTGGAGGCGCTTCGTGGAGCTGGCATGCATATTGCCCGCCGTGTTCCGCTCTGGGGGCAAACGTCCGTCTACAATGAGAAGTATTTGACAACAAAGGTTGTGAAGTCGGGACATTATTCGTTCGAAGCTCAGCATGGGGATAATCAGGTCAAAGCGCTGTAA